A section of the Alkalihalobacillus sp. LMS39 genome encodes:
- a CDS encoding TetR/AcrR family transcriptional regulator, with protein MNEWSFIFVHGRKSLMGKKRGPKYDQIIEAAVRVIAKHGYHQAQVSKIAKDAGVADGTIYLYFKNKEDILVSLFEEKMGRFVDKTREQIENETSAKEKLFILIQMHFKQLAADHPLAIVTQLELRQSNPQLRLRINEVLKGYLELMDIVLSEGKSAGVFQAELDTRLARQMIFGTLDEVVTNWVMKECKYDLVSLAKPVQNMLLAGLQMINDSTIEE; from the coding sequence ATGAATGAATGGTCATTCATTTTCGTACACGGAAGGAAGAGTCTTATGGGAAAGAAACGAGGACCTAAATATGACCAAATCATCGAAGCGGCAGTTCGGGTCATTGCTAAACATGGCTATCATCAAGCGCAAGTTTCGAAAATTGCAAAAGATGCTGGTGTCGCAGATGGAACGATTTACTTATACTTTAAAAATAAAGAAGATATATTAGTTTCTTTATTCGAAGAAAAGATGGGTCGATTTGTAGATAAAACGAGAGAACAAATTGAAAATGAAACGTCAGCGAAAGAAAAATTGTTTATTCTCATTCAAATGCATTTTAAACAATTAGCGGCGGATCATCCACTCGCCATTGTGACCCAATTAGAGCTAAGACAATCAAATCCTCAGCTCCGTCTACGAATTAATGAAGTATTAAAAGGGTATTTAGAACTAATGGACATTGTCTTATCAGAAGGAAAATCAGCAGGTGTATTTCAAGCAGAATTAGACACTCGTCTCGCTCGTCAAATGATATTTGGAACATTAGACGAGGTCGTAACAAACTGGGTTATGAAAGAATGTAAATATGACTTAGTATCTTTAGCAAAGCCAGTGCAAAATATGTTGCTTGCTGGATTGCAAATGATAAATGATAGTACGATAGAGGAGTGA
- a CDS encoding electron transfer flavoprotein subunit beta/FixA family protein: protein MNIFVIMKRTFDTEEKIAVSNGQIDESGAEFIINPYDEYAIEEAITLRDAHGGEVTVVTVGEEEAEKELRTALAMGADKAVLIDSEDVDDLDQFTTATLLATYLKGQEFDIILGGNVAVDGGSGQVGPRVAELLDIAQVTTITNLEIDGTTATIVRDVEGDQETVEVSLPILVTAQQGLNEPRYPSLPGIMKAKKKPLETLDLDDLDIDEDDVEAKTKTIEIFLPPQKQAGKVLEGELNDQVKELVSLLKSEAKVI from the coding sequence ATGAATATTTTTGTTATTATGAAACGTACATTTGATACTGAAGAAAAGATTGCGGTTAGCAATGGCCAAATTGATGAAAGCGGTGCAGAATTTATCATTAATCCATACGATGAGTACGCGATTGAAGAAGCCATTACGTTACGTGATGCTCACGGTGGTGAAGTCACTGTAGTTACAGTTGGAGAAGAAGAAGCTGAAAAAGAATTGCGTACGGCTTTAGCAATGGGTGCAGATAAGGCGGTATTAATTGATAGTGAAGATGTAGATGACTTAGATCAATTTACAACAGCAACATTACTAGCAACATACTTAAAAGGTCAAGAGTTTGACATCATTTTAGGTGGAAACGTTGCGGTTGATGGCGGTTCTGGTCAAGTAGGACCTCGTGTCGCTGAGTTGTTAGACATTGCTCAAGTGACAACGATTACAAACCTTGAGATTGACGGAACGACAGCAACAATTGTTCGTGATGTAGAAGGAGACCAAGAAACGGTTGAAGTTTCACTTCCGATTCTTGTTACAGCACAACAAGGCTTAAATGAGCCGCGTTATCCATCATTACCTGGAATTATGAAAGCGAAGAAAAAACCGCTTGAAACATTAGATTTAGATGATTTAGATATCGACGAAGATGATGTAGAAGCAAAAACAAAAACAATTGAGATTTTCCTTCCACCTCAAAAACAAGCAGGAAAAGTGCTTGAAGGTGAATTAAATGACCAAGTAAAAGAACTTGTATCGCTATTAAAATCTGAAGCAAAAGTCATATAA
- a CDS encoding enoyl-CoA hydratase has translation MGHFIVTYNNAVATITFNRPPANALSSEVLSELAKVLDEVEQHDGAKVILLHGQGRFFAAGADIKEFTSVPSGSEFAELAKSGQQLFNRIEAFPKPIIAAVHGAALGGGLELVMACHIRLATKDVKLGLPELQLGLIPGYAGTQRLPRIVGKAKALEMLLTSDPITGEEALSYGLVNSIYDDEQSLMDAASQLAHKIAQKSAVSMKLLLESFSYVTDENFATGVEKEAELFGKAFDSYDGKEGIQAFIEKRKPEFKNK, from the coding sequence GTGGGACATTTTATTGTTACTTATAACAATGCTGTTGCTACCATTACATTCAATCGCCCACCTGCAAATGCACTATCATCAGAAGTGCTAAGCGAGTTAGCGAAAGTTCTTGATGAAGTCGAACAACACGATGGTGCAAAAGTTATCCTATTACATGGTCAAGGACGTTTCTTTGCTGCAGGAGCGGACATTAAAGAATTTACATCAGTTCCATCGGGAAGTGAATTTGCTGAGCTAGCGAAATCGGGACAACAATTGTTTAATCGAATTGAAGCATTTCCAAAGCCAATCATTGCTGCGGTACATGGAGCAGCATTAGGCGGAGGATTAGAGCTTGTAATGGCTTGCCATATTCGTTTAGCAACAAAAGATGTAAAACTTGGACTTCCAGAGTTACAGCTTGGACTTATTCCAGGGTATGCAGGCACACAACGATTACCTCGAATCGTCGGGAAAGCAAAAGCGCTAGAAATGCTGTTAACAAGTGACCCGATTACGGGAGAAGAAGCTTTATCATATGGGTTAGTGAACTCTATTTATGATGATGAACAATCGCTAATGGATGCTGCTAGTCAGTTAGCTCATAAAATTGCACAAAAAAGTGCAGTTTCTATGAAACTATTATTGGAATCGTTTTCATATGTAACAGATGAAAACTTTGCAACTGGCGTTGAAAAAGAAGCTGAATTATTTGGTAAAGCGTTTGATTCCTATGATGGAAAAGAAGGCATTCAAGCTTTCATTGAAAAAAGAAAACCTGAATTTAAAAATAAATAA